A section of the Eublepharis macularius isolate TG4126 chromosome 1, MPM_Emac_v1.0, whole genome shotgun sequence genome encodes:
- the LOC129343531 gene encoding protein S100-B-like: MSQLENAMAVIINIFGQYAAQAPPPDKLSKKEVKQVIEKELSGFLKDQANPTIVEEVFKLLDQNPDQEMHFEEFMAFVTKVTSACHKSLHKE; encoded by the exons ATGTCTCAGCTGGAGAATGCTATGGCAGTCATCATCAACATCTTTGGCCAGTATGCTGCCCAGGCACCTCCTCCTGACAAGCTCAGCAAGAAGGAGGTGAAACAGGTGATTGAGAAGGAGCTTTCAGGCTTCCTGAAG GATCAGGCCAACCCAACCATTGTTGAGGAGGTCTTCAAACTGCTGGACCAAAATCCAGACCAGGAGATGCATTTTGAAGAGTTCATGGCCTTCGTCACAAAGGTCACCTCAGCATGCCACAAGAGCCTGCACAAGGAGTGA